One window of Chloroflexus aggregans DSM 9485 genomic DNA carries:
- the glpK gene encoding glycerol kinase GlpK: MAKYAAAIDQGTTSTRCMIFDHSGNVICYDQKEHEQIYPRPGWVEHSPDEIWERTQSVIRGALSKGGLSASDIVAVGITNQRETTVVWNRKTGRPVYNAIVWQDTRTDQICNELAADGGQDRFRAKVGLPLATYFSGPKIRWILDNVPDAREAAEAGDVVFGNIDTFLTWWLTGGPNGGVHVTDVTNASRTMLMNLETLDWDDEILSVMGIPRQMLPKIVPSSMVYGTAVGELAGVPVAGILGDQQAAMVGQTCFDVGEAKNTYGTGSFMLLNTGTKIVPSKSGLLTTVCYKFGDQPAVYALEGSIAITGALVQWLRDNLGLITTSAEVEALANLVEDNGGIYFVPAFSGLFAPYWRSDARGVIVGLTRYVNKGHLARAVLEATAYQTREVLDAMEQDSGVKLTALKVDGGMVYNNTLMQFQADILGVPVIRPKVAETTSLGAAYAAGLAVGFWSNTDEMRANWGVDHTWTPQMDEATRERLYRGWKKAVTRTFDWVE, translated from the coding sequence ATGGCAAAGTATGCTGCTGCAATTGACCAGGGTACGACGAGTACCCGCTGCATGATCTTCGATCACAGTGGGAATGTCATCTGCTACGACCAAAAAGAACACGAGCAGATCTATCCCCGACCCGGTTGGGTTGAGCATAGCCCCGATGAGATCTGGGAGCGTACCCAGAGTGTGATCCGCGGAGCGTTGAGCAAGGGTGGTCTGAGCGCGAGCGATATTGTTGCGGTGGGGATCACCAACCAGCGCGAGACGACGGTGGTTTGGAACCGCAAGACTGGTCGCCCTGTGTATAACGCTATTGTGTGGCAAGATACGCGCACCGACCAGATTTGCAACGAATTGGCCGCCGATGGTGGTCAGGATCGTTTCCGCGCAAAGGTTGGTTTGCCCCTCGCCACCTATTTCTCCGGCCCCAAGATCCGCTGGATCCTTGATAATGTGCCCGATGCACGTGAAGCTGCCGAGGCCGGCGATGTAGTCTTTGGTAATATCGATACCTTCCTAACATGGTGGTTGACCGGCGGACCCAACGGTGGCGTCCACGTTACCGATGTTACCAATGCTTCCCGCACGATGCTGATGAACCTCGAAACGCTTGATTGGGACGACGAGATTCTCAGCGTTATGGGGATCCCGCGCCAGATGTTGCCGAAGATCGTGCCGTCGAGTATGGTATACGGTACGGCTGTTGGTGAGTTGGCCGGAGTGCCGGTAGCCGGTATTCTCGGTGATCAACAGGCGGCAATGGTCGGGCAAACCTGTTTCGATGTCGGTGAGGCGAAGAATACCTATGGTACCGGATCGTTTATGTTGCTCAATACCGGTACCAAGATTGTGCCATCGAAGAGCGGTTTGCTCACAACCGTCTGCTATAAGTTCGGCGATCAGCCGGCGGTGTATGCGCTCGAAGGTTCGATTGCCATTACCGGTGCTCTTGTGCAATGGCTGCGCGATAACCTCGGTCTGATTACGACCTCGGCTGAAGTTGAGGCACTCGCCAATTTGGTCGAAGATAATGGCGGTATCTACTTCGTACCGGCCTTCTCCGGTCTGTTTGCCCCGTATTGGCGCTCCGACGCACGTGGCGTGATTGTTGGCCTGACTCGTTACGTCAACAAAGGCCACCTTGCCCGCGCCGTGCTCGAAGCGACGGCCTATCAAACACGCGAGGTGCTCGATGCAATGGAGCAGGACTCGGGTGTGAAGCTGACAGCACTCAAGGTTGATGGCGGTATGGTGTATAACAATACACTGATGCAGTTCCAGGCCGATATTCTTGGGGTACCGGTGATCCGCCCCAAGGTGGCTGAAACGACTTCGCTTGGTGCAGCCTATGCCGCCGGTTTGGCCGTTGGCTTCTGGTCGAATACCGACGAGATGCGGGCAAACTGGGGTGTCGATCATACGTGGACACCGCAAATGGATGAGGCGACCCGCGAGCGACTCTATCGAGGCTGGAAGAAGGCAGTTACTCGTACCTTCGATTGGGTCGAGTAA
- the dhaL gene encoding dihydroxyacetone kinase subunit DhaL, whose protein sequence is MQITADHVISFLELVAERIKEQRDYLTRLDAAIGDADHGVNLDRGFSTVMSKLPSATDRSISGLLKLTGMTLISTVGGASGPLYGTAFLRAGTAIGDRETIGPNELITALSAALEGIQTRGKATRGEKTMIDAIAPAIDTLKEQYAASGDLLAAMRAAVAACEQGMIATEPMLATKGRASYLGERSIGHRDPGAASAYLMAQAMLAVLERAAQQ, encoded by the coding sequence ATGCAGATCACCGCCGATCATGTCATCAGTTTTCTTGAGCTAGTTGCCGAACGGATAAAAGAACAGCGCGATTATCTGACTCGCCTCGATGCAGCGATTGGCGACGCCGATCACGGTGTGAACCTTGACCGTGGCTTCAGCACGGTGATGAGTAAATTGCCATCAGCGACCGACCGCAGTATTAGTGGTTTGCTGAAACTGACCGGCATGACCCTCATTTCTACTGTCGGTGGCGCAAGTGGCCCTCTCTATGGGACCGCTTTTCTCCGTGCCGGTACGGCGATCGGTGATCGCGAAACCATTGGTCCCAATGAGCTAATAACCGCCCTCAGTGCTGCTCTCGAAGGGATTCAGACGCGCGGTAAGGCTACTCGTGGCGAAAAGACGATGATCGATGCGATCGCACCGGCAATCGATACGCTGAAAGAACAGTATGCAGCGAGCGGTGATCTGCTGGCCGCCATGCGTGCCGCAGTCGCCGCTTGTGAACAAGGCATGATTGCGACCGAGCCGATGTTGGCAACGAAAGGCCGTGCTTCGTATCTCGGTGAACGATCGATCGGGCATCGTGATCCGGGAGCTGCCTCTGCCTACTTGATGGCACAGGCAATGCTCGCGGTTCTCGAACGCGCGGCTCAGCAGTAA
- the dhaK gene encoding dihydroxyacetone kinase subunit DhaK, producing MKKLINAPENVVKEALAGMAIAHADLIDVHFDPDYIVRKGAPHNKVGVISGGGSGHEPMHGGFVGYGMLDAACPGAVFTSPVPDQMLAATKAVNGGKGVLHIVKNYTGDVMNFEMAAELAAAEGIEVASVVTNDDVAVENSTWTAGRRGVGVTVLLEKIVGAAAEAGADLATCKAIAERVNANGRSMGMALTPCTVPQAGKPGFELAEDEMEVGIGIHGEPGRRREKLAPARDIAEMLAGPILEDLPFKSGDAVLAFVNGMGGTPLIELYVMYNELARILKDRNITIARSLVGSYITSLEMAGVSFTLLRLDDEMIKLWDAPVHTPALRWGM from the coding sequence GTGAAGAAATTGATCAACGCACCGGAGAATGTGGTCAAAGAGGCATTGGCCGGAATGGCTATTGCCCACGCCGATCTGATCGATGTCCACTTTGACCCCGACTATATCGTGCGCAAGGGTGCCCCCCACAACAAAGTCGGTGTGATCTCCGGCGGTGGTTCCGGCCACGAGCCAATGCACGGTGGCTTTGTCGGCTACGGGATGCTCGATGCTGCCTGCCCCGGCGCCGTCTTTACATCGCCGGTGCCGGATCAGATGCTGGCTGCTACTAAGGCGGTCAACGGCGGCAAAGGGGTACTGCACATTGTCAAAAACTATACCGGCGACGTGATGAACTTCGAGATGGCTGCCGAATTGGCCGCTGCTGAAGGTATCGAGGTTGCCAGTGTGGTGACAAACGACGATGTGGCAGTGGAAAATAGCACGTGGACGGCCGGCCGTCGTGGTGTTGGTGTGACGGTGCTGCTTGAGAAAATCGTGGGTGCGGCTGCTGAGGCTGGCGCCGATCTGGCTACCTGCAAGGCGATTGCCGAGCGGGTCAATGCCAACGGGCGCAGCATGGGCATGGCGTTGACCCCCTGCACGGTGCCACAGGCAGGTAAACCGGGCTTTGAGCTGGCTGAAGATGAGATGGAGGTCGGTATCGGTATCCACGGTGAACCGGGCCGCCGACGTGAGAAGTTGGCTCCGGCCCGCGATATTGCTGAGATGCTGGCCGGCCCTATCCTCGAAGACCTGCCGTTCAAGAGTGGTGATGCCGTGCTGGCATTCGTTAACGGCATGGGTGGCACGCCGCTGATCGAGCTGTATGTGATGTACAATGAATTAGCACGCATCCTAAAGGATCGTAACATCACCATTGCCCGCTCACTGGTAGGAAGCTATATCACCTCGCTTGAGATGGCCGGTGTCAGCTTTACACTCCTCCGCCTCGATGACGAGATGATCAAGCTCTGGGATGCGCCGGTGCATACGCCCGCATTACGTTGGGGTATGTAA
- a CDS encoding MIP/aquaporin family protein, which produces MPASFLGEVFGTMVLILFGNGVVANVLLTQSKGNGGGWIVITTGWAFAVMTGVFTAAALGSPGADLNPAVTIAVMLRGGYDVGTAVMHIVAQFIGAFIGATLVWLTYLSHWEVTKDPGLKLACFSTGPAINNPVNNIITEVIGTFALVFIIFAIFSADGATGGSPASGLGPYLVAALVWGIGLSLGGPTGYAINPARDLGPRIAHFVLPIAGKGDSNWAYSWIPVVGPIIGGAIAALLANALGM; this is translated from the coding sequence ATGCCTGCGTCCTTTTTGGGCGAAGTATTTGGCACAATGGTGCTGATTTTGTTCGGTAACGGTGTTGTTGCCAACGTTTTGTTGACTCAATCGAAGGGTAATGGCGGTGGCTGGATCGTGATTACCACCGGCTGGGCCTTCGCGGTGATGACTGGCGTTTTTACCGCCGCGGCGCTTGGTAGCCCCGGCGCTGACCTTAATCCGGCGGTGACGATTGCGGTGATGCTGCGCGGCGGCTATGATGTTGGTACCGCAGTGATGCATATTGTCGCCCAGTTCATTGGCGCTTTCATCGGCGCAACCCTCGTGTGGTTGACCTATCTCTCGCACTGGGAAGTTACCAAAGATCCCGGCCTGAAGCTCGCCTGTTTTAGCACCGGTCCGGCGATTAACAATCCGGTTAACAACATCATCACTGAAGTTATCGGCACCTTCGCGCTCGTCTTCATCATTTTCGCTATCTTCAGCGCCGATGGCGCCACCGGCGGCAGCCCGGCCAGCGGGCTTGGCCCGTACTTGGTGGCAGCCTTGGTTTGGGGTATTGGTCTGTCGCTCGGCGGCCCGACCGGATATGCAATTAACCCTGCACGAGACCTCGGCCCGCGTATTGCGCACTTCGTCTTACCGATTGCCGGTAAGGGCGATAGCAATTGGGCTTACTCGTGGATACCGGTGGTCGGCCCGATCATTGGTGGTGCGATTGCCGCTCTGCTGGCGAATGCACTCGGCATGTAA
- a CDS encoding sigma-54-dependent Fis family transcriptional regulator: MALPSLPPIQRSWMRCQARGLDPATPPQTGPVNIAAWSHLQTLARSSIEDLYQLSEHPGFAVVICDEQATIIDVAGDSTILSLAQQSGIGYGISLLEEVAGTNAVDLALREALPYQTSGDEHYCNWLQPFSLAAAPIFSPDGRALGALAILTRAEMQHPYALGMVIAAAQALHNQLRAERLLNEANDQLSELYATLDSINEGLIFVGPNGEIRRLSRRVASILDINVRSAAGRPLVSVIPPPPAISTALQELTTLDEQEVIWQTRSGPQAVMCSVRPVWDRSRRYLGSVITLRPAESVRQLVQQVVGARATFTFRDIIGQSEAMRQALRQARLAAAGRGPVLLRGEGGVGKEIFAQAIHNASNRAGGPFVRVACAAIPRQLLDSELFGVESSEHQAGRPGKLELAHGGVLYLEAIDALSFDQQTNLLRAIEMGRVIRSGGKRPIPIDVRLIVTGHDLEQLVQEGRFRADLYARLSAFTIDIPPLRRRGDDVLLLANHMVQRLSEQLGRPIALAPDALAALHSYPWPGNVRELEVVLEQTVQTTAKSVLTVHDLPPAIARHTTPLAMADNPRLAEAHALSERDAIVRAVRSAGGRLSRAATLLGISRATLWRKITRYQISRDELRA, translated from the coding sequence ATGGCTCTTCCATCCCTTCCGCCTATCCAACGCTCATGGATGCGCTGCCAGGCTCGCGGTCTTGATCCGGCAACCCCACCCCAAACGGGACCGGTGAATATAGCGGCTTGGAGCCACCTTCAGACCCTCGCTCGCTCGTCGATTGAAGATCTGTACCAATTAAGTGAACACCCCGGTTTTGCCGTAGTAATCTGCGATGAACAGGCTACCATCATTGATGTTGCCGGCGATAGCACGATTCTTAGTCTCGCGCAACAATCTGGCATTGGATACGGTATTAGTCTGCTCGAAGAAGTAGCCGGCACCAATGCCGTTGATTTAGCGTTGCGCGAGGCACTACCCTACCAGACGAGTGGTGATGAGCATTATTGCAATTGGTTGCAGCCGTTTAGTTTGGCGGCGGCACCAATATTCAGCCCAGATGGCCGAGCGCTCGGAGCACTGGCGATTCTTACTCGTGCCGAGATGCAACACCCCTATGCCCTAGGGATGGTTATTGCCGCAGCCCAGGCGTTGCACAACCAGCTTCGTGCTGAACGATTACTCAACGAAGCGAATGATCAACTGAGTGAACTCTACGCGACCCTCGATAGTATTAATGAAGGGTTGATCTTTGTCGGTCCTAACGGTGAGATTCGCCGTTTGAGCCGGCGCGTCGCCTCCATCCTCGATATTAATGTGCGTTCGGCAGCCGGTCGCCCGTTAGTAAGTGTTATTCCACCACCTCCGGCGATCAGTACTGCACTGCAAGAACTTACCACCCTCGATGAACAGGAAGTGATCTGGCAGACACGCTCTGGCCCACAAGCGGTGATGTGTAGCGTCCGACCGGTATGGGATCGGAGCCGACGGTATCTAGGCAGTGTGATTACGTTACGTCCGGCGGAAAGTGTGCGTCAATTGGTGCAACAGGTTGTTGGTGCTCGTGCTACCTTTACGTTTCGTGACATTATTGGTCAGAGTGAGGCAATGCGGCAAGCGTTACGCCAGGCACGGCTGGCCGCAGCCGGTCGTGGTCCGGTACTCCTTCGTGGCGAAGGCGGGGTAGGCAAAGAGATTTTCGCACAGGCTATCCATAACGCAAGTAACCGCGCCGGTGGGCCATTTGTGCGCGTCGCTTGTGCTGCCATTCCCCGCCAATTGCTCGATAGCGAGCTGTTTGGCGTTGAAAGCTCTGAACACCAAGCCGGTCGGCCGGGAAAGCTCGAATTGGCTCATGGCGGGGTACTGTACCTCGAAGCCATCGATGCGCTCTCGTTCGATCAACAGACGAATCTGCTCCGCGCAATCGAGATGGGGCGTGTGATCCGGTCGGGGGGAAAGCGTCCGATCCCTATCGATGTGCGCCTCATTGTGACCGGCCACGATCTTGAACAGCTTGTGCAAGAAGGCCGGTTTCGGGCCGATCTCTACGCACGACTCAGCGCCTTTACTATCGATATCCCACCACTGCGCCGGCGCGGTGACGACGTGCTGTTACTGGCCAACCATATGGTGCAGCGCCTCAGCGAACAGCTCGGTCGCCCGATCGCACTCGCTCCTGATGCACTCGCCGCACTTCACTCCTATCCATGGCCGGGAAATGTCCGTGAATTGGAGGTTGTCCTCGAACAAACGGTGCAAACGACGGCTAAGAGTGTATTGACCGTTCACGATCTGCCACCGGCAATTGCCCGGCATACGACACCACTGGCAATGGCCGATAACCCACGCCTTGCTGAGGCCCATGCTCTTAGTGAACGCGACGCAATTGTACGGGCAGTACGTAGTGCCGGCGGACGGCTGAGCCGAGCTGCTACCCTACTTGGGATTAGCCGGGCAACCCTCTGGCGCAAGATTACTCGCTATCAGATTTCACGTGACGAATTACGAGCCTGA
- a CDS encoding acyl-CoA dehydrogenase family protein has product MTIASERGIDIFHFDDLLTPRERALRDKVRAFCNEHVLPIINDYWERAEFPFELISRIAELGIVGGTIQGYGCPGFTSVEVGLIAAELARGDGSVGTFVGVTSGLAMGAIAACGSEEQKQRWLPAMARLEKIGAFALTEPYVGSDAAHIRTTAKRVDGGYLLNGEKRWIGNATFADVIVVWAKDEETGRIGGFLVEKGTPGYQATKIEGKIAKRSVINADIKLNNVFVPEANRLPLARSFRDTANILKNTRYGVAWEAVGHAQAAYELALDYTLQREQFGRPIAGFQLVQQKLVQMLGDLTAIQLMAWRLSKLRDEDENQITEGMASLAKQYCAGKARQIVALGREVLGGNGILLDRHIARHFADIEAVYTYEGTNEINTLVVGREITGISAFV; this is encoded by the coding sequence ATGACGATCGCAAGCGAGCGCGGGATTGATATCTTCCATTTCGACGATCTGCTTACCCCGCGCGAGCGCGCGCTTCGCGATAAAGTGCGCGCGTTTTGTAACGAGCATGTGCTGCCAATCATCAACGACTACTGGGAGCGAGCCGAATTCCCGTTTGAACTGATCTCTCGCATCGCCGAGCTTGGCATCGTTGGCGGCACCATCCAAGGCTACGGCTGCCCTGGCTTTACCAGCGTTGAAGTAGGCCTCATCGCTGCTGAATTGGCCCGCGGCGACGGCAGCGTGGGCACGTTTGTCGGTGTGACCAGCGGCTTGGCGATGGGAGCGATCGCCGCCTGCGGCTCGGAAGAGCAGAAACAACGCTGGCTACCGGCGATGGCCCGGCTGGAAAAGATTGGCGCGTTCGCGCTTACCGAACCGTATGTTGGGTCGGATGCAGCCCATATCCGCACCACCGCCAAGCGGGTTGACGGTGGCTATCTGCTCAACGGCGAAAAGCGCTGGATCGGCAATGCTACGTTTGCCGATGTGATTGTGGTTTGGGCGAAAGATGAAGAGACGGGGCGGATTGGCGGCTTTCTGGTCGAAAAGGGAACACCCGGCTATCAAGCAACCAAGATCGAGGGTAAGATCGCGAAACGGTCGGTCATTAATGCCGATATTAAGCTGAATAACGTCTTTGTGCCGGAAGCGAATCGGCTACCATTGGCCCGCTCGTTCCGCGATACGGCTAACATTCTCAAGAATACTCGCTATGGTGTAGCGTGGGAAGCGGTTGGGCACGCGCAGGCCGCTTACGAACTTGCCCTCGACTACACCTTGCAGCGCGAACAGTTTGGCCGCCCGATTGCCGGCTTTCAATTGGTGCAGCAAAAGTTGGTGCAGATGCTCGGTGATTTAACAGCGATCCAGTTGATGGCGTGGCGGTTGAGCAAGCTGCGCGACGAAGACGAAAACCAGATCACTGAGGGCATGGCTTCGCTGGCCAAGCAATACTGCGCCGGCAAAGCACGCCAGATTGTGGCGTTAGGCCGCGAAGTGCTCGGCGGCAACGGCATTTTGCTCGACCGGCACATTGCCCGCCACTTCGCCGATATTGAGGCAGTCTATACCTACGAGGGTACCAACGAGATTAATACCCTTGTGGTCGGACGCGAGATTACCGGTATCTCGGCGTTCGTGTAA
- a CDS encoding glycoside hydrolase family 3 N-terminal domain-containing protein — protein sequence MNHIEDRINHLLGQMTLEEKIGQLNQPMIHGLPGLDLLRQGQAGSIINAFGALSGQGFDHLSSAEQCNALQKAALESRLGIPLLFGRDIIHGQRTVFPIPLAQAASFNPTLIETVNRIAAREASAVGIRWTFAPMLDIARDARWGRIAEGYGEDPYLTSRMAEAAVRGFQGDDVSQPDRLVACAKHYVGYGAAEGGRDYEQAEISEPTLRDVYLPPFRAAVAAGVGTVMSAFLDLNGIPVTANRRLLTDVLRGEWGFDGFVVSDWESVGELVQHGVAEDQAHAAALALRAGVDMDMVSGAYQTTLAENLHQGRITHAEIDEAVRRILRIKFRAGIFERPFTDPERAQRDILTHDARAFARQAARETMVLLKNEHHLLPLRDFRRILVAGPFAHATAELFGTWTMDGRAEDVTPLDRAFQEVAPAGVELWFAAAPDLALSRAHYADVVVLLVGEHPARSGENANVSDLGLPPGQLEWITAMAAIGKPIVLVVFAGRPLAITRAVAQAQAVIYAWHPGIEGAAALAEILFGLAAPSGRLPVSMPRTTGQAPLYYNRKSSGRPLLDDGPFRTRYIDTPTAPLFPFGYGLTYTRFTYSDLRLSSSRMRDTLEVSALITNVGEWIGTEVVQLYVRDLVGSLTRPVRELKGFQRITLPPGATQRVTFTLCEADLAFTRADGSWGTEAGRYKVWIAPHSESGLEGEFEL from the coding sequence ATGAACCACATCGAAGATCGCATCAACCACCTCTTGGGGCAAATGACTCTCGAAGAGAAGATCGGCCAGCTTAACCAACCGATGATCCATGGCCTACCGGGCCTCGACCTGTTACGGCAAGGCCAAGCCGGTTCGATCATCAACGCCTTCGGCGCGCTCAGCGGGCAAGGTTTCGATCATCTGAGCAGCGCCGAGCAGTGTAATGCGCTGCAAAAAGCCGCCCTCGAATCACGTTTGGGCATTCCGTTGCTCTTTGGGCGCGACATTATTCACGGCCAACGCACCGTCTTCCCGATCCCGCTGGCGCAGGCCGCCAGTTTCAATCCAACATTGATCGAAACCGTCAACCGCATCGCCGCCCGCGAAGCCAGCGCAGTCGGGATTCGCTGGACCTTTGCCCCAATGTTGGACATCGCCCGCGATGCGCGCTGGGGCCGCATCGCCGAAGGCTATGGCGAAGACCCCTACCTGACTTCGCGCATGGCCGAGGCAGCGGTGCGTGGATTCCAAGGTGATGATGTCAGCCAGCCCGACCGCTTGGTCGCCTGCGCCAAACATTATGTTGGCTATGGCGCTGCCGAAGGCGGGCGCGACTATGAACAAGCGGAAATTTCTGAACCAACCCTGCGAGACGTTTACTTGCCGCCATTCCGGGCTGCCGTCGCTGCCGGCGTCGGCACCGTGATGAGCGCCTTCCTCGACCTCAACGGCATCCCAGTCACCGCCAACCGCCGGCTCTTGACCGATGTCCTGCGCGGCGAATGGGGTTTCGACGGTTTCGTCGTCTCGGATTGGGAGTCGGTTGGAGAACTAGTGCAGCACGGCGTGGCCGAAGATCAGGCGCATGCAGCGGCGCTCGCCTTGCGCGCCGGGGTTGATATGGATATGGTGAGCGGCGCGTATCAGACCACGCTGGCCGAAAACTTGCACCAAGGCCGGATCACGCACGCCGAAATCGACGAAGCGGTGCGGCGCATCTTGCGTATCAAATTCCGCGCCGGCATCTTCGAGCGGCCCTTTACCGATCCTGAACGTGCCCAACGTGACATCCTCACCCACGACGCGCGCGCGTTCGCCCGCCAAGCGGCCCGTGAAACGATGGTGCTGCTCAAGAACGAACACCACCTCCTGCCGCTGCGCGACTTCCGCCGCATCCTCGTCGCTGGGCCATTTGCCCACGCCACCGCTGAATTGTTCGGCACGTGGACGATGGATGGGCGGGCCGAAGATGTGACGCCGCTCGATCGGGCATTTCAAGAGGTGGCGCCAGCGGGGGTCGAGTTGTGGTTCGCCGCTGCGCCTGATTTAGCCCTGTCCCGCGCTCACTATGCCGATGTGGTAGTCTTGCTAGTGGGTGAACATCCCGCCCGTTCCGGCGAAAACGCCAACGTCAGCGACCTTGGGCTGCCGCCGGGACAACTCGAATGGATCACGGCCATGGCTGCAATCGGCAAACCAATCGTGCTGGTCGTCTTTGCCGGCAGACCACTGGCGATCACCCGCGCCGTAGCACAGGCGCAAGCGGTGATTTACGCTTGGCATCCGGGGATTGAGGGTGCAGCGGCACTGGCCGAGATTCTATTTGGCCTGGCTGCGCCGTCCGGTCGGTTGCCGGTGAGTATGCCCCGCACGACCGGCCAAGCCCCACTTTACTATAATCGTAAATCATCAGGACGCCCTCTACTCGATGATGGCCCCTTCCGTACCCGCTATATCGATACCCCGACCGCGCCGCTATTCCCCTTCGGCTACGGCCTCACCTACACCCGCTTCACCTACAGCGATCTGCGTCTGAGCAGCTCACGGATGCGCGACACGCTAGAAGTGAGTGCGCTCATCACGAACGTTGGCGAATGGATCGGTACCGAAGTAGTCCAACTCTACGTGCGCGATCTGGTGGGATCGCTCACCCGCCCGGTGCGCGAACTGAAAGGCTTCCAGCGCATCACCTTGCCACCCGGCGCAACGCAGCGGGTCACATTTACGTTGTGCGAAGCGGACTTAGCCTTCACTCGCGCCGATGGCAGTTGGGGAACCGAAGCGGGCCGATACAAGGTTTGGATCGCACCTCACAGTGAAAGTGGTCTCGAAGGTGAATTTGAACTCTAG